A stretch of DNA from Bacteroidota bacterium:
ATACAAGTCGGGTTTATTGCTATCAATTTAGAAGGTGAGGTGGGTGCTTTTGGAATCCATAAAGGATTTACGTATGCTGTAAAAACTGATACCATTGATGAAATATACCAAGGGAAGTTTTTGATGGAGTAAAAAATAATATTATGTATTTTCTGAACCTATCAAAAAAAATATCTTTTGTTTTTTAAATAAAAGTATTTTTACATTTATTATATCATGCAATCAAATATCATTAAATCATTAAATGTAGAGCTTTGTTGTTACAGCCTTTCAGAAGCTTTGCTTGCCCAACGAGGAGAAGCTGATAGAATTGAATTTTGCACAGCCAAAGAACTCGATGGTATTTCTCCAAGTAGAGAAAGTATTATAGAAGTTTTAAACCAAATTACGATTCCAGTTTATATAATTGTCCGACCTCGCGGTGGAAACTTTATATATACTCAAGAGGAAATTAATTGGATGTGTGACGAAATGAAATGGGCTGTCCACCATGGAGTAAGCGGTTTTGTATTCGGAACTTTAAATGATGAAAATAAAATTGATATTATAAATTGCAAAAAACTAATTGATGCATCAGATGGATTTCCTTGTACTTTTCATCGTGCTTTTGATACCATAGAAAACAAATTGGAAGCTATGGATATATTATATAGTTTGGGATTTAAACGTATACTCACTTCGGGCGGAGTGGGCAACGCAGAAAAATATATAAATGTTTTGAAGGAATTGGTCGCTTATGCAAATGATAGAATCATTATTATACCAGGCGGGGGAATAAGGCTACACAATGTTTTGCAAATTGTGAATGAAACTAAATGTTCTGAAATTCATAGTTCGGATGGTGGGATTATAAATATTAGAAAAAATAAAAAAATAATTTGCACGGTATTGTTTTACGCCCTTATCTTTGTAGCCAGTTCTTAAAAATCATCTTATCAAGAAAGGCAGAGGGAAATGGCCCTGCGACGCCTTGACAACCTGTTCTAATTTATTTTAGAACAAGGTGCCAACTCCAACTCATGTAACAGTGAGATAGATAAGTTAGAAACAGTGAAACATATTTGTGTACAAGATATATAAGCTCTTCTGACTAAACAGGAGAGCTTTTTTTATGTCGATAGTTATCGGCATTGCTCTTCCCGTTTGTCTTTTTAGATAAGTGATTTTATCCCGAACCACGCATTTGAAATGTAATTATTTTTTATAGATTAAATGCTTGCGGGATTCTCAATTCTAACCGATAGAAATAAATTAATTTTTATAGGATTTTCTATCGATTGCTTTGGGTAAGATTAAATTCTAACAATTTAAATATCATTTATCATGCAAAAAACAACTAGCATTATTCACTCTGTTCCTGTTGACGAACTTACAGGTTCCATCTCCGTTCCAATCTACCAAACTGCTACATACGTGCAGGAAGCACCCGGTGTTAACAAGGGTTTCGACTACGCACGCAGCAATAATCCCACACGCAAAGTATTAGAAGATATTGTAGCCAAACTCGAAAAAGGTGAAGCAGGTTTTGCCTTTGCCACGGGTCTCGCTGCTATTGATGCGGTTTTGAAATTATTGCGTGCAGGCGATGAAATTATTGCCGTCGATGATATATATGGTGGAGCATACAGATTGTTCACACATATATATCAAAAGTTCGGTATTAAAATACATTATGTTGATACCACAAATGCCGATAATATTATAGATTATATCAATCCGAAAACAAAGTTGATATGGGTCGAATCGCCTACCAATCCTACACTTAAGGTGAGCGATATTAAAAAGATTTGTGATATCGCTCATGCCAATAATAGTTTGGTTGTGGTAGATAATACTTTTGCTTCGCCTATTGCACAACAACCTATTTTATTAGGTGCAGATATTATAATACATAGTGGTACCAAATATTTGGGTGGTCATTCCGATTTGGTTGCAGGTCTTGTAGTTGTTAAAACTAAAGAACTTGCTGAGCAAATTAAATTTATACAAAATGCCTCGGGCGGAATATTAGGACCACAAGATTGTTGGTTACTCATTCGTGGAATTGAAACTATAACACTTCGAGTGGAACGCCAGTGCAGCACGGCTTTGAAGGTGGCGGAGTTTTTACAAACTTGTGATGAAGTTGCAGAAGTATATTATCCTGGTTTGCCTACACATCTCAATCATGAAATTGCCAAACAACAACAAAATGGATTATATGGTGGTGTGGTTTCTTTCTCACTAAAAGATGATACAGAAGCAGCCGCAATTGAATTTGTAACATCCACAAAATATTTCAAATTAGCAGAAAGTTTGGGTGGTGTAAAAAGTTTGATTTGTCATCCCGCACAAATGACACATAAATCGGTGCCTCGTGAAAAACGCTTACAATCGGGCGTTGTAGACTCCTTGATACGCCTATCATGTGGTATAGAAGAAGCCGCAGATTTGATAGAAGACTTGCAGGAAGTATTTGAGAAGATTGGTGTAAAGTATAAGGTAGAAAGTATATAGTATCAAGTCGCTAGTAGCAAATATATAGTCTAAAGTCTAAAGTATATAGATTAAAACTATATACTACAGGAAAACTTTGCTTAAAGACTATACTAAAAATACAAACCTACAATTGCTACAACTTCATACTATAGTTTGTACTATTCAGTCTCCCCTCAGGGATTCGCCGCGGCGAATAGAGGGGCTAAAAAGCCATTAACCATTAAATTGTTTGCGTAGCACATTTATCATTAACCCCGATGCGGCGGGTATCATTAACCATTAACAATTATTTATATGTCACAAAATAAAAAATTAACCATAGGACTCTTCGGATTTGGTGTAGTAGGAGAGGGAATATATAAAGTTTTGCAAGATACGCCTACACTTAATGCAGAGATAAAAAAAGTATGTATCAAACATCCTGATAAAAAACGTGAAGCACCTGCAAGCCTTTTCACTACTAATGCTGACGAGTTATTATATGACCAA
This window harbors:
- a CDS encoding copper homeostasis protein CutC produces the protein MQSNIIKSLNVELCCYSLSEALLAQRGEADRIEFCTAKELDGISPSRESIIEVLNQITIPVYIIVRPRGGNFIYTQEEINWMCDEMKWAVHHGVSGFVFGTLNDENKIDIINCKKLIDASDGFPCTFHRAFDTIENKLEAMDILYSLGFKRILTSGGVGNAEKYINVLKELVAYANDRIIIIPGGGIRLHNVLQIVNETKCSEIHSSDGGIINIRKNKKIICTVLFYALIFVASS
- a CDS encoding PLP-dependent aspartate aminotransferase family protein: MQKTTSIIHSVPVDELTGSISVPIYQTATYVQEAPGVNKGFDYARSNNPTRKVLEDIVAKLEKGEAGFAFATGLAAIDAVLKLLRAGDEIIAVDDIYGGAYRLFTHIYQKFGIKIHYVDTTNADNIIDYINPKTKLIWVESPTNPTLKVSDIKKICDIAHANNSLVVVDNTFASPIAQQPILLGADIIIHSGTKYLGGHSDLVAGLVVVKTKELAEQIKFIQNASGGILGPQDCWLLIRGIETITLRVERQCSTALKVAEFLQTCDEVAEVYYPGLPTHLNHEIAKQQQNGLYGGVVSFSLKDDTEAAAIEFVTSTKYFKLAESLGGVKSLICHPAQMTHKSVPREKRLQSGVVDSLIRLSCGIEEAADLIEDLQEVFEKIGVKYKVESI